Proteins encoded within one genomic window of Bombina bombina isolate aBomBom1 chromosome 1, aBomBom1.pri, whole genome shotgun sequence:
- the LOC128667004 gene encoding olfactory receptor 10A7-like produces MNNHTIFRDFHILAFSAKEDNQLLLFVMFFFIYIIGVSGNFVMITLVFVDANLHTSMYLFLSNLSVVDIGFTTTILPKLLDILLTGNNTISILQCFTQLYFYLLFGSTEILLLSSMAYDRSVAICNPLNYHRIMTNKKCVLILGITWLSGCLNALFYTCVAANIPLCLSNEIHYFYCDGKALTKIACSDKRFSFVLLAEALLFLLFPFLLILVSYTKIISSILQMNSQESRRKSFSTCTSHITVLTIFYGSALCIYLRPPSEHTERLDHVFGVLYTSVTPMLNPLIYSLRNKDVRSAIRKLRVQNFGLS; encoded by the coding sequence ATGAACAACCACACCATATTCCGGGACTTCCATATTTTAGCATTTTCTGCAAAAGAAGATAATCAATTATTactttttgttatgtttttctttatttatataattgGGGTGTCAGGTAATTTTGTTATGATTACACTGGTTTTTGTAGACGCAAACTTGCACACTTCTATGTATCTTTTTCTTAGCAACCTATCAGTTGTTGATATTGGCTTCACAACAACCATTCTGCCTAAATTATTGGATATTTTACTAACAGGAAATAACACAATTTCTATCCTACAATGCTTCACTCAGctatacttttatttattgtttggCAGCACAGAAATTTTGCTGTTATCCTCCATGGCATATGATCGTTCTGTCGCCATTTGTAACCCTTTAAATTACCACCGTATCATGACCAATAAGAAATGTGTCCTCATTTTAGGAATCACCTGGTTATCTGGATGCCTGAACGCACTATTTTATACTTGTGTCGCAGCAAATATTCCTTTATGTCTTTCCAATGAGATTCATTATTTTTACTGTGATGGTAAAGCCTTGACTAAAATTGCCTGCAGTGATAAGAGGTTTAGTTTTGTGCTTTTAGCAGAAGCATTGTTATTTCTGCTTTTCCCTTTTCTTCTCATATTAGTATCATATACTAAGATTATATCCAGTATTTTGCAAATGAACTCCCAGGAGAGCAGGAGAAAATCGTTCTCTACCTGCACATCTCACATCACTGTTCTAACCATTTTCTACGGGTCAGCTCTTTGCATATACCTGAGGCCACCTTCAGAACATACTGAGCGACTTGATCATGTGTTTGGTGTGTTGTACACCTCAGTGACACCAATGCTAAATCCTCTAATATATAGTCTGAGGAATAAAGATGTAAGGAGTGCTATCAGAAAACTCAGAGTACAAAACTTTGGGCTGAGTTAA